The following coding sequences lie in one Carassius carassius chromosome 1, fCarCar2.1, whole genome shotgun sequence genomic window:
- the LOC132152064 gene encoding myeloid-associated differentiation marker homolog, whose protein sequence is MVTLNTQSLTSPVGIIRFFEFTLTLITFGLVASEGHDSSSFWAWCTFTWFFCCFITLLIIILELTSLNTKVPISWDDFTTAFAMLSTLMLLAASVIYPTFYVTSRHSVRIAATVISCVCFCLYLAEVGLTRAKPGEVSGFLSTVPGLLKVLEAFVACIIFISLNSTFYSWFPGLQWCVAIYSFCFIIALLIIILTIGRLMSRIPIPLNKCLMGYNILAVLMYLTAVVIWPIYSFQNNPRPPGCFGCYWDNMAVVSFMTCINLIVYIVDTVYSVRLVFVSPA, encoded by the coding sequence ATGGTAACCCTGAACACTCAATCTCTCACCTCGCCGGTGGGAATAATCCGCTTCTTTGAGTTCACACTAACGCTCATTACCTTCGGCCTGGTGGCTTCTGAAGGCCACGACAGCTCTTCATTCTGGGCCTGGTGCACGTTCACCTGGTTCTTCTGCTGTTTCATAaccctcctcatcatcatccttgAGTTAACCAGCCTCAACACCAAGGTGCCCATTTCTTGGGACGACTTCACAACGGCTTTTGCGATGTTGTCCACGCTTATGCTGTTGGCCGCTTCGGTCATCTACCCCACGTTTTACGTGACCTCCAGACATTCAGTCAGGATCGCAGCCACAGTGATCTCCTGTGTGTGCTTCTGCCTGTACTTAGCCGAGGTGGGACTGACCCGAGCCAAACCCGGGGAGGTCAGCGGGTTCCTGTCCACCGTGCCGGGCTTGCTGAAGGTCCTGGAGGCATTCGTGGCCTGCATCATCTTTATCTCTCTGAATTCTACCTTTTATAGCTGGTTCCCTGGACTCCAGTGGTGTGTGGCCATCTACTCATTCTGCTTCATCATTGctctcctcatcatcatcctcaccaTCGGCAGGTTGATGTCTCGAATCCCCATCCCGCTGAACAAATGTCTGATGGGGTACAACATACTGGCAGTTTTAATGTACCTCACGGCTGTGGTGATATGGCCTATCTACAGTTTCCAGAACAATCCAAGACCACCAGGCTGCTTTGGCTGTTACTGGGATAACATGGCTGTTGTGTCATTCATGACTTGCATCAATCTGATCGTCTACATCGTGGATACGGTTTACTCGGTACGTCTGGTGTTTGTTTCACCTGCCTAG